DNA from Polycladomyces zharkentensis:
ATAATGCCGGAATCGCTCCGAGAAACGGACCCAGATACGGCACCACATTGAATACCGCCACCGACGAAGCCAACAGGAGCGGGTATGGCAGACCGATCCACCTGTAACCGACGTATGCCATTACACCCACCACCAGGCAGACCAACAACTGACCGCGGATATAATTACCCAACGCCGTGTCGATATCCCGAAACAAACGGAGAATATTTTTGTGATGACGCACGGGAAAGAAGGCCAACATGCTGCGTTCGATCAATTGCGTGTCCTTCAGCATATAAAAAGCGAGAAACGGAACCACCAACGCGATCAACACCTGGTTGAGGGTACTGCCAATGCCGCTCAACCAATTCCCAATCCCGTCGGCAACCGATTGTTCCAATCTGTCCAGCGATCGCTCGATCCCGATCTGTACACTGTGAGGCAATACCTGTTTATTGTGATCGTACTGATCGATCCAGCTCCGGATCTGATTGTTCCATTGGGGCAAATGTTCAGCCAGCTCTTCCAGCTGCTGATCGAACATCGGCACCAGATTCATCACGATAACCACGATCGAGGCGATGAACAATGTGTATATCAGAAGTACGGCCACCGATCGGGGGACGCCCCGCTGGCTCAGCATGGTGACAATCGGGTGCAACAGATAGGAGATGACCACCGCAAACAAAAAGGGGGTAAATACGGCCTTCAGAAATCCCGCCAGCCCTTGCAGCCACGGTCCGATCTGCACAAGCAAAAAGATGATGCCCAAGATTACCAACGTCAGCACGGATATGTACAAAGCCCGATGCCGTGTGAGGCGCTCCACCGATCCCACCTCCCGGGATCTTCTGATAACAGTATAGTACCTCGTCCCACCGAAATATGTATAGATGATATGGAAAAGGTGGGACACCGTCCCGCTCTGAATCGAGAACAGGACGGTCCCACCAGTATTTCGCCTTTCCCGGGCAGAAAACCGGGAAAGGTTGGCGGAGGAAGGAAAAGGACGGTTATCGGGCCCAGCGACGGACCATCTGTTTGCCCATGACCTGCATCAAAATTCGACTCAGCGCCAAATTGGTGCGCATGCGCTTCAACGGGCTCATCTGCCAAATTCGGCCCATCCACCGCCTGCCGCGCATCGGAGCGATTCGGCCCGTCATACGGCCGACAATCCAGGTGAGAACGGTGCCGACCGCCAAAGCGGAAAGGATTCGACGCATCATAGCCAATCCTCCTTTCCCCCTAAAGGGCGGCTTGATGATCGGATTCATCCAGGAACAGGTCATTCAGCGAACTGAGACTGCCGTCTTCTTCCACTTGGAAGACTGCGGAAATCTCGCCGCCGGCAACGGTGAATTCGACAAAACAGTTCCAGCAGTAGAACTGATTGGTGCCCACTTTGCCCAAATCATGGGAATTGCAACTGGGACAGCGAAGCATGTTCTCCCCTACTTTCACTCATCCATTTGCCAACCGACGGCGGGGGCGATCATGATCTCTTCTCCCCAAATCAAAGGGGTGCGAAGGACTTTCCGTCCCTCCCGCCAATCGGACCACCAACCGTCGGACAGTTCGTACCCTACCAGCGTTCCCGCATTTTCCAGAAAATAGACGTCCTCCACCATTCCCAATGCGTGTCCATGTTCCGTCATCACGGGTCGTCCACGCAATTTTCGCTGTCCCGTCAACATGCCCGTCCATCGCCGGAGCGCTTGAGGAGAGAAAAAGGGGATCGGTTCGCTGTCCGCCATCACCGCATCCGTACCGATGGCACCAATCCGTTCGGAAGGGAGATACCGCCCGGGTTTGAATGCACCGCCGTCCTCCAGCAACAACCCGCACAGCCGTTGCGTTTCATCAAACAGCAGATCCCGGACGATCCCCAAATGCCGACCTGTTTGCACATGATACACCGGCAAACCGATGACATCTTGGGATTTTCGCAAAAGGAGTGCCTCCTTTCGCATTTCTTAGTATGCATTTGCCCTCCGGGACCTACGCTGGGGGTTGATGCCAACGCCGCAACAATTCGACCAAATGGCTGTTGCGCTCATCTCCACGAATCTGCTGGACACCCATATGAATGGCTTCCCGCTCTCCACACAGAATCAAATACGATTTGCTGCGCGTCACCGCCGTGTAGATCAGGTTGCGTCTGAGCATTCGCCTGTAAGCGTGGACCACGGGGAATATGACGATGGGAAACTCCGATCCTTGTGCTTTGTGGACGGAACAAGCGTAGGCCAATGAAAGCTGATTCAGTTGATTGCGTTTGTATGGCACCTCCAGCCGATCGAACCGCACCCAACAGACCGGCTCGTCAGTCGCCGCCGTTTCCTCAATTGCGATGATGACACCCATATCCCCGTTGTAAATGGGATATTCCGGATGGTTGACCAGCTGAAGCACTTTGTCCCCGACGCGGAAAACGGTTTCACCCCAGATAATTTCCCGGACGCCGTCCCGTTTGGGATTAACCGTTTCCTGAATCGCCCGGTTGATGCGATTCACACCGGCGGGGCCTTTGTACATCGGAGCCAACACCTGCACGTCAAACAACGTATATCCCTTTTTGATGGCTTGCTGGTACGTTTGGAGCACCACATCGACAACCTGTTCCTGGGTGCAAGGGAAAAATCGGCGATCCGGCATGGGTTGGACCAGATCGGCCGGTACTTCTCCCTTTTTCAATGCGTGTGCCAACGTGATGATGGAAGAGCCTTCTTCCTGCCGGAATATCTCCGTCAGCTCCACGCGCGGAATGTCCTCCACCTGCAACAAATGTTGAAGTACTTGGCCGGGACCGACCGAGGGGAGTTGATCCTGATCTCCCACCAACACCACTTGCATGCCTTTGGGAATCGCCCGGAACAATTGGTTGGCCAACCAGATGTCCATCATCGACACCTCGTCGACGATCAGCAACGATCCCTCAATGGGATTGTCCGCATTTCGCTCAAAAAAGTCCCCTTTCCACCCCAGCAGGCGATGGATGGTCATCGCCGGGAGGCCTGTCGCCTCCGACATCCGCTTCGCTGCTCTGCCCGTGGGCGCAACCAGTCGGATCGGGTAAGGCCGGTCGGTCCCTTCATAAACGGCAGGATCAAGCGAGCACTCATGCAAACGGGCAAACAGATGACAAATCCCGCGTATGACAGTGGTTTTCCCGGTACCGGGTCCCCCCGTCAAAATCATCAGGGGAGAAGAAACAGCTTCCATCATCGCATCCCGTTGCCGGTCGGCATACGCCACTCCCAGCTCCTCTTCCAACTCACCAATCGCCCGGTAGATTTCCTGTGCCGGGAAAGTGGGCACTTTCTGCTCCATCAACAGCCGTACACGCAAAGCGAATCCGTGCTCCGCGTAATACAGAGACGGCAGATAGAAATGCCCTTCCGCTTCCACCAACCGTTCTTCCGTCACCATTTGATCCAACAGCTGACGGGCACGATCATCAAACAGGGAGGCGTCTTCTCCCAACAGCTCCTTCACTTCCGCCAACAGCTGTTCCGGGGTCACGTAGACATGCCCGTAAGTGTATGCGGCTTCTTTGACGACATACAAAACCGCCGCCTGAAAACGAGCCGGGGAATCCTGCGCCACTCCGGCCTGACGGGCAATTTCATCCGCCCGTCGAAAACCGATCCCTTCAACATCCTCGATCAGCCGGTATGGATTTTCACGCAGGACGTTCATGGTCTCTTCCTTGTATGTCTGTACGATTTTCAAGGCCAAAGCGGGCCCGATCCCGAACTCGTACAAATACACCATCGCCTGTTCCAATGTCTGGTTCTCCCGGATGTTGTCGGCGATGGTCCGGACCCGTGCCGAAGTTATCCCCGGTACTTCCGTCAGAATATCCGGATTGGCGCTGATCTTCTCCAGTGCCGCCGGCCCCAGATGTTGGACGATTTTTTCCGCCGTTTTCCTGCCGACACCGGGAAAAAGTCCACTGGACAGATATTTGACGACGGCTTCTTCCGATCGGGGCCACTCCTTTTTCACTCGCTGAACCTGGAACTGCCGTCCATATTTGGGGTGTTGCACCCATTGTCCGTAACAGGTCAACACCTCATCCGGATGCGGGCGAAACAGATGACCCACCACGACGGTTTCCGATTGATCCGTCAGCTCCGAAGCTTCAAGGATTTTCAGCAGATACACCCCGAAGCCGTTCTCTTCATTGTGGTAAATCTCCTGGATGACGGCACCTTTGAGATACTGTTCCCCCCAAAGGTCGAGCCCGGATTGTTGCATGCTTTTTCGCACCTCTTACCGAACAACCATTCTGATACCAGTATAGTGAGAAAAGAATGCCAAAAGCCAGTGAAAATGCAAACATTTCATCACAAATTCGCAAAATGCTTCGTCATTCCCACCCGTGATCCTGTTGCAACTGTTTTACCACGCTTTCCATCGCGCATTCGGGGGAGCAAAACCGCTCGGGTGCTTCCACACCGCTTTCCATTCCCCATTCCTTCCGCATCGGGTCCTCAGGATCGAATTCAAAACCGCATTGGATGCAACGTTGCATCTGCCTGACCGAATCCAACGTCTCCCGCACATATTGAACCGCTTCCTCGTTGGGCAATTGAAATCCGTCTTGAATGAGTTCAAACATTTCTTCCCGGCTGTGAGTGAAGACCGGGTCCTGGTGTTTGTAATGCGTCGGACTCCACAATCCCCATCGGCCGTCGGACAGATGGACCAGGTAATAATCGGGCGTCAACATCCGTGAAGCCCGTTTCAGTAATTCATAAGAACGAAACCCCAACTCGGCTGCCAAATTGTCCAACAAGGCACTGTCGATTTCCTGCAGTACTTCTTTCCAATCGATATTGTCCAAGGTCGATTCCCAATCGTCCATTCCGTTGATGATATTCCCATCTTTTCTCATCCTTTACTCTCCCTTCCCTGTTTTTTCGGATAAAAGAAGTGTTTCGCCGCAACGGGCGAAACACTCAGGTTGTACAAACCGGCGAACTCCGATTTCACGTCTTCGCTCCGCAGCAACAGCCGGAGTTCGACGGGAAATGCGGACCCGCTACTGAAAATCGTGTTGGCTTCATCACTTGATCAGCAGTCTCAAAAGCAAAAACCCGTATCACGACCTCGACTCTTTCACTTCACCGCTTCGTGAGACGCCGGACGACGCGGGCAACCGTTTTTGCCGCTTCCGTCACCTGTTCAACCGTATTGCCCCAACCGAAACTGAACCGAATCGCAGAACGCGAAATCTCGTTTGGCAAGCCCATTGCTTTCAACACATGGGAAACCTCCAGCGTTCCCGATGTGCAAGCCGAACCGCTGGAGCACGCGATCCCCTCCAGATCCAGGTTCATCAACAAGGTTTCGGTTTCTGCTCCGGGAAAACTGACATTGAGCACA
Protein-coding regions in this window:
- a CDS encoding AI-2E family transporter, whose product is MERLTRHRALYISVLTLVILGIIFLLVQIGPWLQGLAGFLKAVFTPFLFAVVISYLLHPIVTMLSQRGVPRSVAVLLIYTLFIASIVVIVMNLVPMFDQQLEELAEHLPQWNNQIRSWIDQYDHNKQVLPHSVQIGIERSLDRLEQSVADGIGNWLSGIGSTLNQVLIALVVPFLAFYMLKDTQLIERSMLAFFPVRHHKNILRLFRDIDTALGNYIRGQLLVCLVVGVMAYVGYRWIGLPYPLLLASSVAVFNVVPYLGPFLGAIPALLVALAISKKMVVSVLLINLIIQMLEGNVISPQIVGRTLHLHPLLIIFALLAGGEVGGIWGMILAVPFFAVCKVIVEHVTRHVIHR
- a CDS encoding PRC-barrel domain-containing protein, translated to MRKSQDVIGLPVYHVQTGRHLGIVRDLLFDETQRLCGLLLEDGGAFKPGRYLPSERIGAIGTDAVMADSEPIPFFSPQALRRWTGMLTGQRKLRGRPVMTEHGHALGMVEDVYFLENAGTLVGYELSDGWWSDWREGRKVLRTPLIWGEEIMIAPAVGWQMDE
- the recD2 gene encoding SF1B family DNA helicase RecD2 is translated as MQQSGLDLWGEQYLKGAVIQEIYHNEENGFGVYLLKILEASELTDQSETVVVGHLFRPHPDEVLTCYGQWVQHPKYGRQFQVQRVKKEWPRSEEAVVKYLSSGLFPGVGRKTAEKIVQHLGPAALEKISANPDILTEVPGITSARVRTIADNIRENQTLEQAMVYLYEFGIGPALALKIVQTYKEETMNVLRENPYRLIEDVEGIGFRRADEIARQAGVAQDSPARFQAAVLYVVKEAAYTYGHVYVTPEQLLAEVKELLGEDASLFDDRARQLLDQMVTEERLVEAEGHFYLPSLYYAEHGFALRVRLLMEQKVPTFPAQEIYRAIGELEEELGVAYADRQRDAMMEAVSSPLMILTGGPGTGKTTVIRGICHLFARLHECSLDPAVYEGTDRPYPIRLVAPTGRAAKRMSEATGLPAMTIHRLLGWKGDFFERNADNPIEGSLLIVDEVSMMDIWLANQLFRAIPKGMQVVLVGDQDQLPSVGPGQVLQHLLQVEDIPRVELTEIFRQEEGSSIITLAHALKKGEVPADLVQPMPDRRFFPCTQEQVVDVVLQTYQQAIKKGYTLFDVQVLAPMYKGPAGVNRINRAIQETVNPKRDGVREIIWGETVFRVGDKVLQLVNHPEYPIYNGDMGVIIAIEETAATDEPVCWVRFDRLEVPYKRNQLNQLSLAYACSVHKAQGSEFPIVIFPVVHAYRRMLRRNLIYTAVTRSKSYLILCGEREAIHMGVQQIRGDERNSHLVELLRRWHQPPA